The Elaeis guineensis isolate ETL-2024a chromosome 13, EG11, whole genome shotgun sequence genome includes a region encoding these proteins:
- the LOC105055952 gene encoding uncharacterized protein, whose translation MACLSKSPSAQGRRLFELLEEQQEPFLLHVYLLENGYSNRIPKSQATSMCWPGSAFQRLQRLGSHGLKRRCGFLRCMLTKVLYGKAVKKALDWDSKAPENGRLSFFDCFTEMEIMNHDVEPGGSFSCPRGSGSARELDGESQWKCMETVEDLEQHSPVSVLELRSCEGSPVHSHNKEENKSTSSLDSPMEALDMFKELLEAAYSPAFNQFTKSKTMLHQPEQLLLDCVREVEENICTSYEYLSPEMTKKIISEEILSWEMQKGDLTRISKLIFSDVSNSMREWNRFRSQMREIVIEIEAAIFEEVREEIVLNLLDLYI comes from the exons ATGGCCTGTCTTTCCAAATCACCTTCAGCCCAAGGAAGGCGGCTGTTTGAGCTGCTAGAAGAGCAGCAGGAGCCTTTCCTGCTCCACGTTTACCTTCTAGAGAATGGGTATTCTAATAGGATCCCGAAGTCGCAGGCTACAAGCATGTGTTGGCCTGGTAGTGCATTCCAAAGGCTGCAAAGGCTTGGCAGTCATGGTCTCAAGAGGAGATGTGGGTTCCTTAGATGTATGCTCACCAAGGTTTTGTATGGGAAGGCTGTTAAGAAGGCCTTGGATTGGGACAGTAAGGCGCCTGAGAATGGAAGATTGAGTTTCTTTGACTGCTTCACAGAAATGGAGATTATGAACCATGACGTAGAACCTGGTGGTAGCTTCTCATGTCCTAGAGGCAGTGGCAGTGCCAGAGAATTGGATGGAGAGAGTCAATGGAAATGCATGGAGACGGTGGAGGACTTGGAGCAGCACAGTCCTGTTTCAGTGCTAGAGCTGCGTTCTTGTGAAGGCTCCCCAGTTCACAGTCACA ATAAAGAAGAGAACAAATCAACTTCGAGTCTTGATTCTCCTATGGAAGCTTTAGACATGTTCAAAGAGCTTCTTGAAGCTGCTTATTCTCCTGCCTTCAATCAGTTTACTAAATCAAAGACAATGCTGCATCAACCAGAGCAGCTTCTGCTGGATTGCGTGAGAGAGGTGGAAGAAAATATTTGTACTTCCTATGAGTATTTGAGCCCTGAAATGACCAAAAAAATCATCAGTGAGGAGATCCTTTCATGGGAGATGCAAAAAGGAGATTTGACGAGGATAAGCAAGTTGATATTTTCAGATGTATCCAACTCAATGCGGGAGTGGAATCGCTTTCGGTCTCAGATGAGAGAGATTGTTATTGAAATAGAAGCTGCCATTTTTGAAGAAGTCAGGGAAGAAATTGTCTTGAATTTGCTAGACTTGTACATATGA